One genomic window of Candidatus Edwardsbacteria bacterium includes the following:
- the ricT gene encoding regulatory iron-sulfur-containing complex subunit RicT — protein MPSPLIEVHFKQARGTYYNNPQELSLMPQELVVVTYDSSEEIGTVVRNNVPFRDKMKRSGEILRKATEEDLAKLQANHKREEEAYLACQNLVAKHDLHMSLVDVESRFDGSKLIFYFTAEKRVDFRSLVRDLATMFKGRIEMRQIGVRDEARRVGGYGQCGRQLCCVAWLNNFEPVTLKMAKEQNMSMTSSKMLGLCGRLMCCLMYEDAFYEESYSHLPKVGSVVGTPQGDGTVYKVDIFKQRIYVKFEEGHAGFAFSEIKQK, from the coding sequence ATGCCATCACCTCTGATTGAGGTTCATTTTAAACAGGCCCGGGGAACATACTATAACAACCCCCAGGAGCTGAGCCTGATGCCCCAGGAATTGGTGGTGGTCACCTACGACAGCTCCGAGGAGATCGGGACGGTGGTCCGCAACAACGTTCCGTTCCGCGACAAGATGAAACGCTCCGGGGAGATACTGCGCAAGGCCACCGAAGAGGATCTGGCCAAACTGCAGGCCAACCACAAGCGCGAAGAGGAGGCCTACCTGGCCTGTCAGAACCTGGTGGCCAAGCACGACCTGCATATGAGCCTGGTGGACGTGGAGTCGCGCTTCGACGGCAGCAAACTGATATTCTATTTCACCGCCGAGAAGCGGGTGGACTTCCGGAGCCTGGTGCGGGACCTGGCCACCATGTTCAAGGGCCGGATCGAGATGCGCCAGATAGGGGTGCGGGACGAAGCCCGGCGGGTGGGCGGCTACGGCCAGTGCGGCCGCCAGCTCTGCTGCGTGGCCTGGCTGAACAACTTCGAGCCGGTCACCCTGAAGATGGCCAAGGAGCAGAACATGTCGATGACCTCCAGCAAGATGCTGGGCCTGTGCGGCCGCCTGATGTGCTGCCTGATGTACGAGGACGCCTTCTACGAGGAATCCTACAGCCACCTGCCCAAGGTGGGATCGGTGGTGGGCACCCCGCAGGGCGACGGCACCGTCTACAAGGTGGACATCTTCAAGCAGAGGATATACGTCAAGTTCGAGGAGGGCCACGCCGGGTTCGCCTTTTCGGAGATCAAACAGAAATGA
- the holB gene encoding DNA polymerase III subunit delta', translating into MLFENLIGQNVAKKILRQAWAEDRLAQSYLFYGPDGVGKELAAMELILALNCRSESDQPCRQCNSCHKTAAYIHPDFHFLFPRPHPSSDSDKRKLTEEIAEMLKDKEARPFQTFDFGSRPIAISIDDIRELQERLGFLPYEGKRKAVLITGVEAMTTEAANAFLKILEEPSPTTNFILTTDRPNALLPTILSRCQKVRFEPLPREAVIKSLIKDHGQDPLAAGLLAELAGNSLGRALQMTDQDLLSERDLAVKLLKAAVNGQQWEMVEAIDQIARDRGRPARILEMLSAVVADLVHLTVTGRILNADRQAELSDIGKKTGPQKLSEMVRAIEKARIALERNVNPRLCLLSACNTTQGEQDAITSD; encoded by the coding sequence ATGCTTTTCGAAAATCTCATAGGCCAGAACGTGGCCAAGAAGATACTGCGCCAGGCCTGGGCCGAGGACCGGCTGGCCCAGAGCTATCTGTTCTACGGACCGGACGGGGTGGGCAAGGAGCTGGCCGCCATGGAACTGATCCTGGCCCTCAACTGCCGGTCCGAGAGCGACCAGCCCTGCCGGCAGTGCAACTCCTGCCATAAGACCGCGGCCTATATCCACCCTGATTTCCATTTCCTGTTCCCCCGGCCCCATCCCTCGTCGGACAGCGACAAGCGGAAACTGACCGAGGAGATCGCCGAGATGCTCAAGGATAAGGAGGCCCGCCCTTTTCAGACTTTCGATTTCGGCAGCCGGCCGATCGCCATCTCCATCGACGACATCCGCGAACTGCAGGAGAGGCTGGGTTTTCTGCCCTACGAGGGAAAGCGCAAAGCGGTGCTGATAACCGGGGTCGAGGCCATGACCACCGAGGCGGCCAACGCTTTTTTGAAGATCCTGGAGGAACCATCGCCCACCACCAATTTCATCCTGACCACCGACCGGCCCAATGCCCTGCTGCCAACCATTCTGTCGCGCTGCCAGAAGGTGCGGTTTGAACCCCTGCCCCGGGAGGCGGTGATCAAATCCCTGATAAAGGATCACGGACAGGACCCCCTGGCCGCCGGCCTGCTGGCCGAGCTGGCCGGCAACAGCCTGGGAAGGGCCCTGCAGATGACCGATCAGGACCTGCTGTCCGAAAGGGACCTGGCCGTCAAGCTGCTGAAGGCGGCGGTGAACGGCCAGCAATGGGAGATGGTGGAGGCCATCGATCAGATAGCCCGGGACCGGGGGCGCCCGGCCAGGATCCTGGAGATGCTGTCGGCGGTGGTGGCCGACCTGGTGCATCTAACAGTGACGGGAAGGATACTGAACGCCGACCGGCAGGCCGAGCTGTCGGACATCGGAAAAAAAACAGGCCCGCAGAAGCTTTCGGAGATGGTCCGGGCCATCGAAAAGGCCAGGATCGCGCTGGAGCGGAACGTAAACCCCAGGCTGTGCCTGCTGTCAGCCTGCAATACAACGCAAGGAGAGCAAGATGCCATCACCTCTGATTGA